Proteins encoded in a region of the Bactrocera tryoni isolate S06 chromosome 4, CSIRO_BtryS06_freeze2, whole genome shotgun sequence genome:
- the LOC120775048 gene encoding uncharacterized protein LOC120775048: MWSPQKGPTRLWDLRFSHIFILHLMFSLVLAGNELWPMERPEGMPNIVSLEVMCGKDHMDVHLTFSHPFEGIVSSKGQHSDPRCVYVPPSTGKTFFSFRISYSRCGTKPDLHGQFYENTVVVQYDKDLLEVWDEAKRLRCEWFNDYEKTASKPPMVIADLDVIQLDFRGDNVDCWMEIQHGKGPWAPPVSGIVPLGSTLTLVVAINDYRGEFDMRVKSCVASDGSGHVINLSDEFGCVLRPKMISRFLKARAPDERATVITYAFFHAFKFPDALSVHIKCKVEICRHGCLDHCQLTGSVNERKDVLMNEPPGNQNELSQESIGHQPALGGMSLGGVGGGGLGGVGGGAGVGMGGDGMGDHDIFYDDIIHNRKQLSSINSGIANILDQFNIHEKNANLSPRPVHEEPEDSDLDSLFGEDELADLDEAQYMELKKSGKFPHGPRQFEAQKRMGVPMAGPRSLEPKTNDDAPHPIYRPQAEALKRTREDHIDLDASEELLKQKTNKTADSDEHEKSTRRRRRSIVIADRKVRSADVGVSGLYDVISEADLAFSPDSKQEAVTVFQGKISEEVVYGICMPVPGFSILFIVVISATIVSALIAGSLLYRYQLQKEALEKQTPMPAPGTFASWMTLRLFRMRHMQEQQQRQQIGGTVAAASAVAHETVQ, from the exons TTTAGTTTAGTCTTAGCTGGTAATGAATTGTGGCCCATGGAACGGCCGGAGGGAATGCCAAACATAGTCTCTTTAGAAGTGATGTGCGGTAAGGATCATATGGATGTACATTTGACATTTTCCCATCCATTCGAAGGCATCGTCAGCTCAAAAG GACAACACAGCGATCCGCGTTGCGTTTATGTGCCGCCATCGACGGGCAAAACGTTCTTCTCATTTCGGATATCGTACTCACGCTGCGGCACGAAGCCGGACTTGCACGGACAATTTTATGAGAATACG GTGGTTGTGCAATATGACAAGGATTTACTGGAAGTTTGGGATGAGGCGAAGCGTTTACGCTGTGAATGGTTCAATGACTACGAGAAGACGGCATCGAAACCACCAATGGTCATTGCCGATTTGGATGTAATACAATTGGACTTCCGCG GCGATAATGTTGACTGTTGGATGGAGATTCAACATGGTAAAGGACCATGGGCGCCGCCGGTGAGCGGTATTGTGCCGTTAGGCTCTACACTCACACTTGTGGTTGCCATCAATGATTATCGCG GCGAATTCGATATGCGTGTCAAGTCGTGCGTCGCTTCCGATGGTTCCGGTCATGTTATCAATCTTTCCGATGAATTTGGTTGTGTTTTGCGTCCGAAGATGATCTCACGCTTCTTGAAGGCACGTGCGCCCGATGAGCGTGCCACCGTCATAACATATGCCTTCTTCCACGCCTTCAAGTTCCCCGACGCGCTGAGCGTACACATAAAATGCAAAGTGGAGATCTGCCGACACGGTTGTCTGGATCATTGTCAGCTTACTGGTAGCGTTAACGAGCGTAAAGATGTGCTCATGAACGAACCGCCAGGCAATCAGAACGAGCTCAGTCAAGAAAGTATAGGACATCAACCAGCGCTAGGCGGTATGTCTTTAGGTGGTGTTGGCGGCGGTGGTTTAGGTGGCGTTGGTGGTGGCGCTGGTGTTGGTATGGGTGGCGATGGTATGGGCGATCATGATATCTTCTACGATGACATAATACACAACCGCAAACAGCTGTCATCGATCAATAGTGGCATTGCCAACATATTGGATCAATTTAATATCCACGAAAAGAATGCTAACCTCTCGCCACGGCCGGTGCACGAAGAACCCGAAGACTCGGATCTCGACTCGTTATTCGGTGAAGATGAGTTGGCCGACTTGGATGAGGCACAATATATGGAACTGAAGAAGAGCGGTAAATTCCCGCATGGACCACGCCAATTTGAGGCGCAAAAACGTATGGGTGTGCCCATGGCGGGACCACGTTCGCTGGAGCCCAAAACTAATGACGATGCACCACATCCAATTTACCGCCCACAAGCGGAAGCATTGAAACGCACGCGCGAAGATCACATTGATCTCGATGCTAGTGAGGaattgttgaaacaaaaaacaaataaaaccgcTGACAGCGACGAACACGAAAAATCCACACGTCGTCGTCGCCGttcgatcgtgattgccgatcGGAAAGTGCGTAGCGCCGATGTTGGTGTTAGCGGTCTCTACGATGTCATCTCCGAAGCAGATCTTGCCTTCTCGCCAGACTCCAAACAGGAGGCGGTCACCGTATTCCAGGGTAAAATCAGCGAAGAGGTGGTCTATGGCATCTGCATGCCGGTGCCGGGCTTCAGCATACTTTTCATTGTCGTCATTTCGGCCACCATTGTATCCGCTTTGATTGCCGGCTCGCTGCTCTATCGCTATCAACTGCAAAAGGAGGCGCTCGAGAAGCAAACGCCAATGCCGGCGCCTGGTACTTTTGCCTCATGGATGACTTTGCGTCTCTTCCGTATGCGGCACAtgcaagagcaacaacaacgacagcaaATTGGCGGTACTGTGGCAGCTGCGAGTGCGGTTGCGCACGAAACGGTGCAGTAG